From a region of the Haloferax volcanii DS2 genome:
- a CDS encoding 50S ribosomal protein L39e yields MGKKSKSKKKRLAKLERQNSRVPAWVMLKTDMEVTRNPKRRNWRRSNTDE; encoded by the coding sequence ATGGGTAAGAAGTCGAAGTCCAAGAAGAAGCGTCTGGCGAAGCTCGAACGCCAGAACAGTCGCGTCCCCGCGTGGGTCATGCTCAAGACGGACATGGAAGTCACGCGAAACCCCAAGCGTCGCAACTGGCGGCGGAGCAACACGGACGAGTAA
- a CDS encoding DUF424 domain-containing protein: MLLRERETPEGLLVSVCDPDCIGETYTDDGVSLDVTEDFYGGGEAETADEDAVVDSLTRATVANIVGEESVSVAIDAGLVDEETVLEVDGTLHAQLLWLR; encoded by the coding sequence ATGCTCCTCCGCGAGCGGGAGACCCCCGAGGGACTCCTCGTCTCGGTCTGCGACCCCGACTGCATCGGCGAGACCTACACCGACGACGGCGTCTCGCTGGACGTGACGGAGGACTTCTACGGCGGCGGCGAGGCCGAGACCGCCGACGAAGACGCCGTCGTGGACAGCCTCACCCGCGCGACCGTCGCCAACATCGTCGGCGAGGAGTCCGTCTCGGTCGCCATCGACGCCGGCCTCGTGGACGAGGAAACCGTCCTCGAAGTCGACGGCACGCTCCACGCGCAACTGCTCTGGCTCCGCTGA
- a CDS encoding translation initiation factor IF-6 encodes MLRASFAGSSYIGVFARATDDALLVRPDADDSLAEQMAEELDVPLVKTTVGGSGTVGALATGNENGLLVSSRATSREKEALTDAVDLPVYELPGRINAAGNVVLANDYGAYVHAELSDEAVAAVEEALEVPVERGDLADVRTVGTAAVANNRGVLCHPKSREPELEALEALLDVRADIGTINYGGPLVGSGLVANDESYVVGEDTTGPELGRIEDALDYID; translated from the coding sequence GTGCTTCGCGCCTCCTTCGCCGGTTCGTCCTACATCGGCGTCTTCGCTCGCGCGACCGACGACGCGCTGTTGGTCCGCCCGGACGCCGACGACTCGCTCGCCGAGCAGATGGCCGAGGAACTCGACGTGCCGCTGGTCAAGACGACCGTCGGCGGGTCGGGAACGGTCGGTGCGTTAGCGACGGGTAACGAGAACGGTCTTCTCGTGTCGAGCCGCGCCACGTCCCGCGAGAAGGAGGCTCTCACCGACGCCGTGGACCTCCCGGTCTACGAGCTTCCCGGTCGCATCAACGCCGCCGGCAACGTCGTGCTTGCGAACGACTACGGCGCGTACGTCCACGCGGAGCTCTCCGACGAGGCCGTCGCGGCCGTCGAGGAGGCGCTGGAGGTCCCCGTCGAACGCGGCGACCTCGCCGACGTTCGAACCGTCGGGACGGCGGCCGTCGCCAACAACCGCGGCGTCCTCTGTCACCCGAAGTCGCGCGAACCCGAACTCGAAGCGCTCGAAGCGCTGCTCGACGTTCGCGCCGACATCGGCACCATCAACTACGGCGGACCGCTCGTCGGCTCCGGCCTCGTCGCCAACGACGAGAGCTACGTCGTCGGCGAGGACACGACCGGCCCGGAGCTGGGTCGCATCGAAGACGCCCTCGATTACATCGACTGA
- the sufU gene encoding Fe-S cluster assembly sulfur transfer protein SufU, which yields MGIGSDMYRQQIMDHYKNPRNHGRLESPTFTHTGENPSCGDTITMDVQLADDGETIERVAFSGDGCAISQASASMLTQRLPGTTLSELEAMDTDDITEMLGVDISPMRIKCAVLARQVAQDGAKIHDGEIEIEKTKTEDGDD from the coding sequence ATGGGCATTGGCTCAGACATGTATCGTCAGCAGATAATGGACCACTACAAGAACCCCCGGAACCACGGTCGGCTGGAGTCGCCGACGTTCACCCACACCGGGGAGAACCCCTCCTGCGGCGATACGATTACGATGGACGTGCAGCTCGCCGACGACGGCGAGACCATAGAGCGCGTCGCGTTCTCCGGCGATGGCTGCGCCATCAGTCAGGCGTCCGCGAGCATGCTCACCCAGCGACTGCCGGGCACGACGCTCTCGGAGCTGGAAGCGATGGACACCGACGACATCACCGAGATGCTCGGCGTCGACATCTCGCCGATGCGAATCAAGTGCGCCGTCCTCGCGCGACAGGTCGCACAGGACGGCGCGAAGATTCACGACGGCGAGATAGAAATCGAGAAAACGAAGACCGAAGACGGCGACGACTGA
- the thpR gene encoding RNA 2',3'-cyclic phosphodiesterase, translating into MRCFLAVDLPDSLAAGVAAVQDRLSDADGLRFTDPESAHVTLKFLGEVSPDRVGAVEDAVESAVEAAGVGPFDASVGGLGVFPSLDYIRVVWVGVDDGAAELTRLHEAIERETTALGFDPEDHEFTPHVTLARMDDARGKVLVRRVVGGESPTVGSFRVREVRLKKSDLGPDGPEYETVARVSL; encoded by the coding sequence ATGCGTTGCTTTCTCGCCGTCGACCTCCCCGACTCGCTCGCGGCGGGCGTCGCCGCGGTACAAGACCGGCTCTCGGACGCGGACGGGCTTCGGTTCACCGACCCCGAGAGTGCGCACGTCACCCTGAAGTTCCTCGGCGAGGTGTCGCCGGACCGCGTCGGAGCGGTGGAGGATGCGGTCGAATCAGCCGTCGAAGCCGCGGGCGTCGGCCCCTTCGACGCCTCGGTCGGCGGACTCGGCGTCTTCCCCTCGCTGGACTACATTCGAGTCGTTTGGGTCGGCGTCGACGACGGCGCGGCCGAGTTGACGCGGCTCCACGAGGCCATCGAGCGCGAGACGACGGCACTCGGCTTCGACCCCGAAGACCACGAGTTCACGCCGCACGTCACGCTCGCCCGCATGGACGACGCCCGCGGGAAGGTCCTCGTGCGGCGCGTCGTCGGGGGCGAGTCACCGACGGTCGGGTCGTTTCGCGTGCGCGAGGTACGCCTGAAGAAGAGCGACCTCGGCCCCGACGGCCCCGAGTACGAGACGGTGGCGCGGGTCTCGCTGTGA
- a CDS encoding NAD(P)/FAD-dependent oxidoreductase — MTHRIVVVGGGTGGTVVSNRLAEELESEIDDGDVGVTLVSDDTKHVYKPVFLYVPFGVAEPDDGVRDLRDLVDERVDIVTNRVRRVDTDEKCLYCQDGDEELDYDTLVLATGAKLDPDAVPGFREGAHHFYNADGAERLRDALAEFEGGRLVLSVVGTPHMCPAAPLEFTFIVDDWLRSRGLREDTDLVYTYPMERSHGKPEVAEWADPILAARGVRVETDFVVDAVDPDERVVSAESGAEVDYDLLVGIPPHRGDELITDSGLGDAGWVDVDQRTLHATAAEDVYAIGDTAALPIPKAGSAAHFQAFAVAERIAAEVRGRTPTKRYDGKTVCFVETGLDEASFVSFDYETPATMRQPSKPVHWAKHAYNESYWLTARGML; from the coding sequence ATGACGCACCGAATCGTAGTCGTTGGCGGTGGCACGGGTGGGACGGTCGTTTCGAACCGTCTCGCCGAGGAACTCGAATCGGAGATAGACGACGGCGACGTGGGGGTAACGCTGGTCTCCGACGATACGAAACACGTCTACAAGCCGGTGTTCTTGTACGTCCCGTTCGGAGTCGCGGAGCCGGACGACGGCGTCCGCGACCTGCGGGACCTCGTCGACGAGCGGGTGGACATCGTCACCAACCGCGTTCGCCGGGTCGACACCGACGAAAAGTGCCTCTACTGTCAGGACGGCGACGAGGAACTCGACTACGACACGCTCGTCCTCGCGACCGGCGCGAAGCTCGACCCCGACGCGGTTCCCGGCTTCCGGGAGGGCGCACACCACTTCTACAACGCCGATGGGGCCGAACGGCTCCGCGACGCGCTCGCGGAGTTCGAGGGCGGTCGCCTCGTGTTGAGCGTCGTCGGGACGCCCCACATGTGCCCGGCCGCGCCGCTCGAATTCACGTTCATCGTGGACGACTGGCTCCGGAGCCGCGGGCTGCGCGAGGACACGGACCTCGTCTACACCTACCCGATGGAGCGGAGCCACGGGAAGCCCGAGGTCGCGGAGTGGGCCGACCCGATTCTGGCCGCACGGGGCGTCCGCGTCGAGACCGACTTCGTCGTCGACGCCGTCGACCCGGACGAACGGGTCGTCTCGGCGGAAAGCGGCGCGGAGGTGGACTACGACCTGTTGGTCGGCATCCCGCCGCACCGCGGTGACGAACTCATCACTGACTCCGGCCTCGGTGACGCCGGCTGGGTCGACGTGGACCAGCGGACCCTCCACGCGACCGCCGCCGAGGACGTGTACGCCATCGGTGACACGGCGGCGCTGCCCATCCCGAAAGCCGGGAGCGCGGCGCACTTCCAGGCCTTTGCGGTCGCGGAGCGCATCGCCGCGGAGGTCCGGGGTCGCACGCCGACGAAGCGCTACGACGGCAAGACCGTCTGCTTCGTCGAGACCGGCCTCGACGAGGCGTCGTTCGTCTCGTTCGACTACGAGACGCCCGCGACGATGCGCCAGCCGTCGAAGCCCGTCCACTGGGCGAAACACGCGTACAACGAATCGTACTGGCTGACCGCCAGGGGGATGCTCTGA
- the rpl18a gene encoding 50S ribosomal protein L18Ae, giving the protein MSQFIITGSFTSRGVVHEFTKTVEAPNENVAQERAFSLIGSEHGIKRTKVELNEVTAA; this is encoded by the coding sequence ATGAGCCAGTTCATTATCACGGGCAGCTTCACGAGCCGTGGCGTCGTCCACGAGTTCACGAAGACTGTCGAAGCGCCGAACGAGAACGTCGCACAGGAACGCGCCTTTTCGCTCATCGGGAGCGAGCACGGAATCAAGCGCACGAAGGTCGAGCTCAACGAGGTGACCGCGGCATGA
- a CDS encoding DUF1641 domain-containing protein has protein sequence MQDHEPTTTTEQQVPEELVRAIENNPEEVALLVERMGLVNDLIDVLELGVGALDDEMVRSLARTGTSLAEVADDASDPDTVAGMKRLLRAVGDAEEAEATPVGAVGLLRATRDPEVKAGLGYLVALAAALGAGTDEE, from the coding sequence ATGCAGGACCACGAACCAACCACGACGACAGAACAGCAGGTGCCCGAGGAACTCGTACGGGCCATCGAGAACAACCCCGAGGAGGTCGCGCTCCTCGTCGAGCGGATGGGTCTCGTCAACGACCTCATCGACGTGCTCGAACTCGGCGTCGGCGCGCTCGACGACGAGATGGTACGGTCGCTCGCGCGAACCGGCACCTCGCTCGCGGAAGTCGCAGACGACGCTTCCGACCCCGACACTGTCGCCGGGATGAAGCGCCTGCTCCGCGCCGTCGGCGACGCGGAGGAGGCGGAGGCGACGCCCGTGGGCGCGGTCGGCCTCCTGCGGGCCACTCGCGACCCCGAGGTCAAAGCGGGGCTCGGCTACCTCGTCGCGCTGGCGGCGGCGCTCGGCGCGGGGACGGACGAAGAATAA
- a CDS encoding 50S ribosomal protein L31e, with translation MSANDFEERVVTVPLRDVQAVPAHERAGRSMTLIREHLAKHFKVDAENVRLDTQINEDIWAHGRQSPPSKFRVRAARFDEDGESVVEAEPAE, from the coding sequence ATGAGCGCAAACGACTTCGAGGAGCGCGTCGTCACCGTCCCGCTCCGAGACGTGCAGGCGGTTCCGGCACACGAACGCGCGGGCCGCTCGATGACGCTCATCCGCGAGCACCTCGCGAAGCACTTCAAGGTCGACGCCGAGAACGTGCGTCTCGACACGCAGATCAACGAGGACATCTGGGCGCACGGTCGGCAGAGCCCGCCGAGCAAGTTCCGCGTCCGCGCCGCGCGTTTCGACGAGGACGGCGAGTCGGTCGTCGAAGCGGAACCGGCCGAGTAA
- a CDS encoding PAS domain-containing sensor histidine kinase, with the protein MSNATSSSLAFSSLDALPTQLAILDEDGVILYTNRAWREFGTEHDYQGDSSSVGTNYLGVCDLSADADATTASEGIRAVIDDDRDEFSFEYPCETPEERLWFTMRATRFTDDGETYVQIAHLDITDRKRAELEAEEKAERLRNLARMLSHDLRNPLSVAVGYVESLLDETAASDRLERVAGALDRMDDIITDALVLARHDTVEGLSTVDLETRAAAAWEHVETGTATLVVADSVEFRADSNLLGHVFENLFRNSAEHGASDDDLTVTVGVLDGDAAEAGFYVEDDGVGIPTETRDVVFEAGYSTGEEGTGLGLSIVAQAVRTHDWDVAVTEAEGGGARFEITGVERPA; encoded by the coding sequence ATGTCGAACGCCACCTCGTCCTCGCTCGCGTTTTCGAGCCTCGACGCGCTTCCGACGCAACTCGCGATTCTGGACGAGGACGGCGTCATCCTCTACACCAACCGCGCGTGGCGGGAGTTCGGAACCGAACACGACTATCAGGGCGACAGCAGTTCGGTCGGCACGAACTACCTCGGGGTCTGCGACCTCAGCGCCGACGCCGACGCGACGACGGCCAGCGAGGGCATCCGCGCCGTCATCGACGACGACAGAGACGAGTTTTCCTTCGAATACCCCTGCGAGACGCCCGAAGAGCGCCTCTGGTTCACCATGCGGGCGACTCGATTCACCGACGACGGCGAGACGTACGTTCAAATCGCACACCTCGACATCACCGACCGAAAGCGCGCGGAACTGGAGGCCGAAGAGAAGGCCGAGCGCCTCCGGAATCTCGCGCGGATGCTCTCGCACGACCTCAGAAACCCGCTTTCGGTCGCCGTCGGCTACGTCGAATCGCTCCTCGACGAGACGGCCGCCTCCGACCGACTCGAACGCGTCGCGGGCGCGCTCGACCGGATGGACGACATCATCACCGACGCGCTGGTGTTGGCCCGTCACGACACGGTCGAAGGGCTGTCGACTGTCGACCTCGAAACCCGCGCGGCGGCCGCGTGGGAACACGTCGAAACCGGCACGGCCACGCTCGTCGTCGCCGACTCCGTCGAGTTCCGGGCGGACTCGAACCTGCTGGGACACGTGTTCGAGAACCTGTTTCGGAACTCGGCCGAGCACGGCGCGAGCGACGACGACCTGACCGTGACGGTCGGCGTCCTCGATGGCGACGCGGCCGAAGCGGGCTTCTACGTCGAGGACGACGGCGTCGGCATCCCCACGGAGACGCGCGACGTGGTGTTCGAAGCCGGTTACTCCACGGGTGAGGAGGGGACGGGTCTCGGCCTGTCAATCGTCGCGCAGGCGGTCCGCACCCACGACTGGGACGTCGCCGTCACCGAGGCCGAGGGCGGCGGCGCTCGCTTCGAGATAACGGGCGTCGAGCGCCCGGCGTAA
- the radA gene encoding DNA repair and recombination protein RadA has product MAEDDLESLPGVGPATADKLVESGYDSYQSIAVASPGELSNKADIGSSTASDIINAARDAADVGGFETGSMVLERRQQIGKLSWQIDEVDELLGGGLETQSITEVYGEFGAGKSQITHQLAVNVQLPPEQGGLGGGCIFIDSEDTFRPERIDDMVRGLEDEALEATLDDREMEGSIDDEETIKALVDDFLDKIHVAKAFNSNHQILLAEKAKELAGEHEDTEWPVRLLCVDSLTAHFRAEYVGRGELAERQQKLNKHLHDLMRIGDLFNTGILVTNQVSSNPDSYFGDPTQPIGGNILGHTSTFRIYLRKSKGDKRIVRLVDAPNLADGEAIMRVQDAGLKPE; this is encoded by the coding sequence ATGGCAGAAGACGACCTCGAAAGTCTCCCCGGCGTCGGCCCGGCGACGGCCGACAAACTCGTCGAGAGCGGTTACGACAGCTACCAGTCCATCGCGGTCGCCAGCCCCGGCGAACTGTCGAACAAGGCCGACATCGGCTCCAGCACGGCCTCCGACATCATCAACGCGGCCCGCGACGCGGCCGACGTGGGCGGCTTCGAGACCGGTTCCATGGTTCTCGAACGACGCCAACAGATCGGCAAGCTGAGTTGGCAAATCGACGAAGTGGACGAACTCCTCGGCGGCGGTCTCGAAACGCAGTCCATCACCGAGGTGTACGGCGAGTTCGGTGCCGGGAAGTCCCAGATAACCCACCAGCTCGCGGTCAACGTCCAGCTTCCGCCCGAACAGGGCGGCCTCGGCGGCGGCTGTATCTTCATCGACTCCGAGGACACGTTCCGCCCCGAGCGTATCGACGACATGGTCCGCGGGCTCGAAGACGAGGCGCTCGAAGCGACGCTCGACGACCGCGAGATGGAGGGCTCCATCGACGACGAGGAGACCATAAAGGCGCTCGTCGACGACTTCCTCGACAAGATTCACGTCGCGAAGGCGTTCAACTCCAACCACCAGATTCTTCTCGCCGAGAAGGCCAAGGAGCTCGCCGGCGAGCACGAGGACACCGAGTGGCCGGTCCGCCTCCTCTGTGTTGACTCGCTCACAGCTCACTTCCGCGCCGAGTACGTCGGCCGCGGCGAACTCGCAGAGCGCCAGCAGAAGCTCAACAAGCACCTCCACGACCTGATGCGCATCGGTGACCTGTTCAACACGGGCATCCTCGTGACGAATCAGGTCTCGTCGAACCCCGACTCCTACTTCGGCGACCCGACCCAGCCCATCGGTGGCAACATCCTCGGCCACACCTCGACGTTCCGCATCTACCTCCGCAAGTCCAAGGGCGACAAGCGTATCGTCCGCCTCGTGGACGCGCCGAACCTCGCCGACGGCGAGGCCATCATGCGCGTACAGGACGCCGGTCTCAAGCCCGAGTAA
- a CDS encoding mechanosensitive ion channel domain-containing protein codes for MLQSLTGFLVETLRETIAEFGTAVQDAAPKVLTAVVFLALAYVGIKAILFVVRGVLDGLYPEEQDLVVELGVAVAGVFLWFGAALALLNIVGMTEIAASLGTATGFIALGVSYALSNMIADTVAGVYLLRDPDFNPGDRVKSDPVTGTVSSIELRKTRFESDEGDTVVVANRDVEKKWTKYDAPAAEDASTADAT; via the coding sequence ATGCTCCAATCGCTGACCGGCTTTCTCGTCGAGACGCTCCGCGAAACCATCGCGGAGTTCGGGACCGCGGTGCAGGACGCCGCGCCGAAGGTGCTCACCGCGGTCGTCTTCCTCGCGCTCGCCTACGTCGGCATCAAGGCGATACTGTTCGTCGTCCGCGGCGTGCTCGACGGGCTGTACCCCGAAGAGCAGGACCTCGTGGTCGAACTCGGGGTCGCCGTCGCGGGCGTGTTCCTCTGGTTCGGCGCGGCGCTCGCGCTGTTGAACATCGTCGGGATGACGGAAATCGCGGCGAGCCTCGGTACCGCGACCGGCTTCATCGCGCTGGGCGTCTCCTACGCGCTGTCGAACATGATAGCCGACACGGTGGCCGGCGTCTACCTGCTTCGAGACCCCGATTTCAACCCCGGCGACCGCGTGAAATCGGACCCGGTGACGGGGACGGTCAGCTCCATCGAACTCCGAAAGACGCGCTTCGAGAGCGACGAGGGCGACACCGTCGTCGTGGCCAACCGCGACGTCGAAAAGAAGTGGACGAAGTACGACGCGCCGGCGGCCGAAGACGCGTCAACGGCCGACGCGACGTAA
- the pspAB gene encoding PspA-associated protein PspAB — protein MGLFDSFRAMLGISAESDATTKADPEDLFGMSTAYLTMEADLRFDSADEAALCFSSVDSTDFADTVDAVEDILTAGSEETGTEFSRHTDGHGYNWVVLADDDPEDLVTSVHFAADEFIERGYGSRLLAALFGFERDGDRAYWIYSFRRGAYYPFAPQGTSTRNQSLEFKLESVLDGELEIEGDESYWYPLWPSTPNGHPWD, from the coding sequence ATGGGGCTGTTCGATTCATTCCGCGCCATGCTCGGCATCAGCGCCGAGTCCGACGCGACCACGAAAGCGGACCCCGAGGACCTCTTCGGGATGAGCACGGCGTACCTCACGATGGAGGCCGACCTCCGGTTCGACTCGGCCGACGAGGCGGCGCTGTGTTTCTCCTCCGTCGACAGCACCGACTTCGCCGACACCGTCGACGCCGTCGAAGACATCCTCACCGCCGGGAGCGAAGAGACCGGCACCGAGTTCAGCCGCCACACCGACGGCCACGGCTACAACTGGGTCGTCCTCGCCGACGACGACCCCGAGGACCTCGTGACGAGCGTCCACTTCGCGGCCGACGAGTTCATCGAGCGCGGCTACGGGTCGCGCCTGCTCGCCGCCCTGTTCGGCTTCGAGCGCGACGGCGACCGCGCCTACTGGATTTACTCGTTCCGCCGCGGGGCGTACTACCCCTTCGCCCCGCAGGGCACCTCGACGCGGAATCAGAGTCTGGAGTTCAAACTCGAATCCGTCCTCGACGGCGAACTGGAAATCGAGGGCGACGAGAGCTACTGGTACCCGCTGTGGCCGTCGACGCCGAACGGCCATCCGTGGGACTAA
- the sufS gene encoding bifunctional cysteine desulfurase/selenocysteine lyase SufS — MQESYPVDVDAIRADFPILERKVGGDISTPGEHDDDTTPLVYLDNAATSHTPEQVVDAIVDYYHGYNSNVHRGIHHLSQEASVAYEDAHDRVAEFIGASGGREEVVFTKNTTESMNLVAYAWGLDELGPGDSVVMTEMEHHASLVTWQQIAKKTGAEVRYIRVDDDGRLDMEHAKELIDDSTKMVSVVHVSNTLGTVNPVSELADMAHEVGSYIFVDGAQSVPTRPVDVEDIDADFFAFSGHKMCGPTGIGALYGKRDILDEMGPYLYGGEMIRSVTYEDSTWEDLPWKFEAGTPPIAQGVGFAAAVDYLDDIGMENVQAHEELLAEYAYDRLTEFDDIEIYGPPGDDRGGLVSFNLDSVHAHDLSSILNEQGVAIRAGDHCTQPLHDKLGVAASTRASFYIYNAREEVDKLVDAIDAARELFA, encoded by the coding sequence GTGCAGGAGTCGTACCCCGTCGACGTCGACGCTATCCGCGCGGATTTCCCCATCCTCGAGCGGAAGGTCGGCGGCGACATCTCGACGCCGGGTGAACACGACGACGACACCACGCCGCTGGTCTACCTCGACAACGCCGCGACGAGCCACACGCCGGAACAGGTCGTCGACGCCATCGTCGACTACTACCACGGCTACAACTCGAACGTCCACCGCGGCATCCACCATCTGAGCCAGGAGGCCTCGGTCGCCTACGAGGACGCCCACGACCGCGTCGCGGAGTTCATCGGCGCGTCCGGCGGCCGCGAGGAGGTCGTCTTCACGAAGAACACCACCGAGTCGATGAACCTCGTCGCCTACGCGTGGGGCCTCGACGAACTCGGGCCGGGCGACTCGGTCGTCATGACCGAGATGGAACACCACGCCTCGCTGGTCACGTGGCAGCAGATAGCCAAGAAGACCGGTGCCGAGGTGCGCTACATCCGCGTCGACGACGACGGCCGCCTCGACATGGAGCACGCGAAGGAACTCATCGACGACTCCACGAAGATGGTCTCGGTCGTCCACGTCTCGAACACCCTCGGAACCGTCAACCCGGTTTCCGAACTCGCGGACATGGCTCACGAGGTCGGTTCGTACATCTTCGTCGACGGTGCGCAGTCGGTCCCGACCCGCCCGGTCGACGTGGAGGACATCGACGCCGACTTCTTCGCCTTCTCGGGCCACAAGATGTGCGGCCCGACCGGCATCGGCGCGCTCTACGGCAAGCGCGACATCCTCGACGAGATGGGGCCGTACCTCTACGGCGGCGAGATGATTCGGAGCGTCACCTACGAGGACTCCACGTGGGAGGACCTCCCGTGGAAGTTCGAGGCGGGCACGCCGCCCATCGCGCAGGGCGTCGGCTTCGCCGCGGCCGTGGACTACCTCGACGACATCGGCATGGAGAACGTCCAAGCCCACGAGGAACTGCTCGCGGAGTACGCCTACGACCGCCTCACCGAGTTCGACGACATCGAGATTTACGGCCCGCCGGGCGACGACCGCGGCGGCCTCGTCTCGTTCAACCTCGACAGCGTCCACGCCCACGACCTCTCCAGCATCCTCAACGAACAGGGCGTCGCCATCCGCGCCGGCGACCACTGTACCCAGCCGCTCCACGACAAACTCGGCGTCGCCGCCTCGACGCGGGCGTCGTTCTACATCTACAACGCGAGAGAGGAAGTCGACAAACTGGTCGACGCTATCGACGCCGCTCGCGAACTGTTCGCCTGA
- a CDS encoding histidine phosphatase family protein: MSAPPTTVVSFVRHAHVPSVSDAERTPGLSRHGRRDAARVTARLADLADVVATSPAERARATVEGVADAADAPLIVDDDLRERELADSPIEDFDEAVEHLWANPNASHPGGESHAEAQARGVAAVDRLVEAYPDRHVVVGTHATLMALVFNAYDPRYGREFWTGLTTPDVYEVTFVDSEAFSIARTWTPEEAAREGDADRDPAER; the protein is encoded by the coding sequence ATGTCCGCGCCCCCGACGACGGTCGTGTCGTTCGTCCGGCACGCCCACGTCCCGTCCGTCTCCGACGCCGAGCGCACCCCCGGCCTCTCGCGTCACGGCCGCCGCGACGCCGCGCGCGTCACCGCCCGCCTCGCGGACCTCGCGGACGTGGTCGCCACCAGCCCCGCCGAGCGCGCCCGCGCGACCGTCGAGGGCGTCGCCGACGCGGCGGACGCCCCGCTCATCGTCGACGACGATCTCAGAGAACGCGAACTCGCTGACTCACCCATCGAAGACTTCGACGAGGCCGTCGAACATCTCTGGGCGAACCCGAACGCGTCGCACCCCGGCGGCGAGTCCCACGCCGAGGCGCAGGCCCGCGGCGTCGCCGCCGTGGACCGCCTCGTCGAGGCGTACCCCGACCGCCACGTCGTCGTCGGCACCCACGCCACGCTCATGGCGCTCGTGTTCAACGCCTACGACCCCCGCTACGGCCGCGAGTTCTGGACGGGGCTGACGACGCCCGACGTGTACGAGGTGACGTTCGTGGACAGCGAGGCGTTCAGCATCGCCCGGACGTGGACGCCCGAGGAGGCCGCCCGCGAGGGTGACGCCGACCGCGACCCGGCGGAACGTTAA
- a CDS encoding tetratricopeptide repeat protein, whose amino-acid sequence MTDDGNRPHRFSEGQGFDEDYSDFSLDPPELSVDPTKVDPVDSRVLTDILDQRNIDPEDVDVEKLLDVALSYMQINRFEEATGAFERVARYAGDDDNIAQEAWVNKGAAHGQLEEWDEAIGSYREALKLDDDSEHAATAHTNLAYALWEAGQTADALDHAERAVELDPRFPQAWYNRGFFLHERGLNEDAVNAFDNAIRLGMRTPGVHEEKARALEELGRDEEAEQAQQQADDLREQAEAELVEEY is encoded by the coding sequence ATGACCGACGACGGCAATCGACCCCACCGCTTCTCCGAGGGACAGGGGTTCGACGAGGACTACTCCGACTTCTCGCTCGACCCGCCCGAACTCTCGGTGGACCCGACGAAGGTCGACCCGGTCGACTCGCGCGTCCTGACCGACATCCTCGACCAGCGGAACATCGACCCCGAGGACGTCGACGTCGAGAAACTGCTCGACGTGGCGCTCTCGTACATGCAGATAAACCGCTTCGAGGAGGCCACGGGGGCGTTCGAACGCGTCGCTCGGTACGCCGGCGACGACGACAACATCGCCCAGGAGGCGTGGGTCAACAAGGGCGCGGCGCACGGCCAACTCGAAGAGTGGGACGAGGCCATCGGCTCCTACCGAGAGGCGCTCAAACTCGACGACGACAGCGAGCACGCCGCGACGGCCCACACCAACCTCGCGTACGCGCTCTGGGAGGCCGGCCAGACGGCCGACGCGCTCGACCACGCGGAGCGCGCCGTCGAACTCGACCCGCGCTTCCCGCAGGCGTGGTACAACCGCGGCTTCTTCCTCCACGAGCGCGGCCTCAACGAGGACGCCGTCAACGCCTTCGACAACGCCATCCGCCTCGGGATGCGCACTCCGGGCGTCCACGAGGAGAAGGCGCGCGCGCTCGAAGAACTCGGGCGCGACGAGGAAGCAGAACAGGCCCAGCAGCAGGCCGACGACCTCCGCGAGCAGGCCGAAGCGGAACTCGTCGAGGAGTATTAG